A single window of Paenibacillus sp. FSL H8-0537 DNA harbors:
- a CDS encoding GGDEF domain-containing protein produces MDDMAIGLIHIELLQVMRESWRLGGVGVIYIRVTEERALPVKWLRIWERKLRSFRLIWKHGFEQEYYFMLGSNGSKLAPEQALNDSAAELYKLISREQHVLVGHVIAYPPAGQSTAAAEQAAWKAIREAWRRAEPVYSSIGGSSRQADEVAISPSLEVQRETTAVLAFADGQNQQEIAVALEPEAQAGTDESAIAYYAAPGMSIGEQAAPFPVFSAQARVAEIADFFNRNGKEQCVILQEQGRPVGLLMKQKLHELLAGKYGLPLYSTRPVEKIMNASPLIVDADMPIELVSQLAMARDISHLYDVVIITAGGQLLGATTVRDILERITTLRMEAARSANPLTGLPGNEGIQLELARRSSGDKPFAVIYADLDYFKWFNDCFGFSQGDALIRFLADTLVGIKEEYGMAGDFIGHIGGDDFIMVTEASYAEKVCTRLIERFDGGVKRYYGGVEVSMVEDRHGNTVEQEGVTLSLSLMLAAGGTTPSHISTLTAKLKKRAKMQKGSVYVMQDMAFCTQERNATEGIEVRS; encoded by the coding sequence ATGGATGATATGGCAATTGGTCTGATCCATATAGAACTGCTCCAAGTGATGAGGGAAAGCTGGCGGCTTGGGGGAGTTGGCGTCATATATATAAGGGTAACAGAGGAACGAGCCTTGCCCGTAAAGTGGTTGCGGATATGGGAGCGGAAGCTAAGGTCGTTCAGGCTGATCTGGAAGCACGGCTTTGAACAGGAGTATTATTTTATGCTCGGCAGCAATGGCTCGAAGCTTGCGCCTGAACAGGCGTTGAATGACAGTGCAGCGGAGCTGTATAAACTCATAAGCCGGGAGCAACATGTTTTAGTAGGCCATGTGATCGCTTATCCGCCGGCAGGGCAGAGTACTGCTGCGGCTGAACAAGCCGCATGGAAAGCTATCAGGGAAGCCTGGCGGCGAGCGGAACCGGTGTACAGCAGCATAGGGGGTTCAAGCCGTCAGGCTGATGAAGTGGCGATAAGCCCGAGCCTGGAGGTGCAGCGGGAAACAACAGCTGTGCTGGCATTTGCAGATGGGCAAAATCAGCAGGAGATAGCGGTTGCGCTTGAACCGGAAGCGCAAGCAGGTACGGACGAATCGGCAATCGCTTATTATGCAGCCCCTGGCATGAGCATTGGTGAGCAGGCAGCGCCGTTTCCCGTCTTCTCAGCGCAGGCACGCGTGGCGGAAATTGCCGATTTTTTCAATAGGAACGGCAAGGAGCAATGCGTTATTTTACAGGAGCAGGGGCGCCCCGTGGGCTTGCTGATGAAGCAGAAGCTGCATGAGCTGCTGGCGGGGAAATACGGGCTGCCGCTTTATTCTACTCGTCCTGTTGAAAAAATTATGAATGCATCGCCATTAATTGTGGACGCGGACATGCCGATAGAGCTGGTGTCTCAGCTGGCGATGGCGCGGGATATTTCCCATTTGTATGATGTCGTTATCATTACAGCGGGAGGCCAACTGCTTGGCGCAACGACGGTTCGCGATATTTTGGAGCGCATTACGACGCTGCGCATGGAGGCGGCAAGATCAGCCAACCCGCTGACAGGTCTGCCCGGCAATGAGGGCATTCAGCTGGAGCTGGCTCGCAGGAGCAGTGGTGACAAGCCGTTCGCCGTCATTTATGCGGACCTGGATTATTTCAAATGGTTTAATGATTGCTTTGGATTTAGCCAAGGCGACGCGCTTATTCGTTTTTTGGCTGATACGCTAGTCGGGATTAAGGAAGAATACGGGATGGCGGGCGATTTTATCGGGCATATCGGTGGTGATGATTTCATTATGGTAACGGAGGCCTCTTATGCTGAGAAAGTCTGCACCAGGCTGATTGAACGTTTCGACGGCGGGGTAAAACGGTATTACGGTGGAGTCGAAGTCAGCATGGTGGAGGATCGTCACGGCAACACAGTGGAGCAGGAAGGGGTTACCTTGTCCCTATCTTTAATGCTTGCTGCCGGCGGGACGACGCCTAGCCACATATCCACTCTAACAGCGAAGCTCAAGAAGCGTGCCAAGATGCAAAAAGGCAGTGTGTATGTCATGCAAGATATGGCTTTTTGCACACAAGAACGTAATGCTACAGAGGGGATCGAAGTGAGAAGTTAG
- the pstB gene encoding phosphate ABC transporter ATP-binding protein PstB, whose translation MAENGISVRDLSVYYGSNKAVKNVSIDFENKQVTALIGPSGCGKSTFLRTLNRMNDLIPNAKMTGEIWIGDEDINNPKTDVVLLRRRIGMVWQRPNPFHKSIYENIAFGPRYHGIKNKSELDELVEESLRKAALWEETKDRLHTSALRLSGGQQQRLCIARSIAVKPDIILMDEPASALDPISTAKVEELITELKQDYCIVIVTHNMHQAARISAKTAFFLSGELVEFENTEKMFTNPSKKETSDYISGRFG comes from the coding sequence ATGGCTGAAAATGGCATATCCGTACGCGATTTAAGCGTTTATTATGGCAGCAATAAGGCTGTTAAAAATGTATCGATCGATTTTGAAAATAAACAGGTTACGGCGCTCATCGGACCGTCGGGCTGCGGGAAATCGACTTTTTTGCGGACGCTGAACCGGATGAATGATTTGATTCCGAACGCTAAAATGACCGGAGAAATCTGGATTGGCGATGAGGATATCAACAATCCGAAAACCGATGTAGTGCTGCTGCGCAGACGCATCGGTATGGTGTGGCAGAGGCCGAACCCTTTTCATAAGTCGATTTATGAAAATATTGCTTTTGGCCCGCGCTACCACGGCATCAAAAATAAAAGTGAGCTCGATGAGCTGGTCGAGGAATCGCTGCGCAAAGCGGCGCTTTGGGAAGAGACGAAGGACCGCTTGCATACGTCGGCGCTTAGGCTGTCTGGCGGACAGCAGCAGCGGCTATGTATTGCCCGCTCCATTGCGGTCAAGCCGGACATTATTTTGATGGATGAACCAGCCTCGGCGCTTGATCCTATTTCGACCGCGAAGGTAGAGGAACTGATTACGGAGCTGAAGCAGGACTATTGCATCGTTATTGTCACGCACAATATGCATCAGGCGGCGCGGATTTCGGCCAAAACGGCGTTTTTCCTGTCCGGTGAGCTGGTGGAATTCGAAAATACAGAGAAAATGTTTACAAATCCCAGCAAAAAAGAAACGAGCGACTATATTTCAGGTCGTTTCGGGTGA
- the pstA gene encoding phosphate ABC transporter permease PstA has translation MKPKTVDKIATAVIICVAAFIVLLLIGLLGFILVRGLGHISFSFLTSAPESFRAGGGIGPQLFNSLFLLVLTMIITVPIGIGAGIYMSEYAKPSKLTDFIRLVVEVLSSFPSIIVGLFGLLMLVNYLGLGFSLLAGALALTVFNLPLMVRITEQGLKSVPREQKEASLALGLTKWKTITSTMLPIALPIIVSGTILAAGRVFGEAAALLFTAGMSSPKLDFSDWNPFSPVSPLNPLRPAETLAVHIWKINSEGLAPDAAEIAAGASAVLVIMVLLFNLLARWLGRFMYRKFTATK, from the coding sequence ATGAAACCAAAAACAGTAGATAAAATTGCCACAGCCGTCATTATTTGCGTAGCTGCATTCATCGTGCTGCTGCTAATCGGCTTGCTCGGCTTCATTCTTGTGCGCGGGCTAGGCCATATCAGCTTCAGCTTCCTGACCTCGGCTCCTGAATCGTTCAGAGCAGGCGGAGGCATTGGGCCGCAGCTGTTCAACTCCTTGTTCCTGCTCGTGCTTACGATGATTATCACCGTTCCGATTGGGATTGGCGCAGGCATCTATATGAGTGAATATGCGAAGCCGAGCAAGCTGACTGATTTTATCCGGCTTGTCGTTGAGGTATTATCTTCGTTCCCTTCCATTATTGTTGGTTTATTCGGCTTACTTATGCTTGTCAATTATCTCGGTCTTGGCTTCTCCTTGCTTGCGGGCGCGCTTGCGCTCACCGTGTTCAATCTGCCGCTGATGGTGCGGATTACGGAGCAGGGTCTCAAAAGCGTGCCAAGAGAGCAGAAGGAAGCGAGCCTGGCGCTGGGCTTGACGAAGTGGAAGACGATAACGTCCACCATGCTGCCCATCGCATTGCCGATTATTGTGTCGGGCACGATTTTAGCTGCGGGCCGCGTATTTGGTGAGGCGGCGGCATTGCTCTTTACGGCAGGAATGAGCTCGCCTAAACTTGATTTTTCGGATTGGAACCCGTTCAGCCCAGTATCGCCGCTTAACCCTTTGCGCCCGGCTGAAACGCTTGCGGTTCATATTTGGAAAATCAATTCCGAGGGACTTGCTCCCGATGCTGCGGAAATTGCTGCTGGAGCTTCGGCTGTACTGGTTATCATGGTGCTGCTGTTTAATTTGCTCGCACGCTGGCTCGGCCGCTTCATGTACCGCAAGTTTACCGCTACGAAATAG
- the pstC gene encoding phosphate ABC transporter permease subunit PstC: protein MAQTIPKKTAGNNHFVEEWVGKVYTTLCVLFLVATIIAMVYFVASRGLSTFFKDHVNVFELLGGLKWSPEGSPPSFGAFPFIFGSFSTSLLAALLAAPLSICASIFMIEITPKFGRKFLQPVIELLAGIPSVVYGFIGLSVIVPLFRDIFPGQGLGVAAGALVLSIMILPTMTTVATDALASLPAGLKEGSYALGATRWQTIYRVVIPTTLPALMTGVVLGIARAFGEALAVQMVIGNAPFVPRSLFESASTLTSAITLSMGNTAAGSTHNNALWSLAMILMLMTFVFVFIVRWLEGRSKL from the coding sequence ATGGCGCAAACGATACCGAAAAAAACAGCGGGCAATAACCATTTTGTAGAAGAATGGGTCGGTAAAGTATATACAACCTTATGTGTCCTGTTTTTGGTTGCGACGATTATTGCCATGGTGTATTTTGTCGCTTCCCGTGGACTGAGCACCTTTTTTAAAGATCATGTAAACGTATTTGAGCTTTTAGGCGGTTTAAAATGGAGCCCGGAAGGATCTCCCCCATCCTTCGGTGCATTCCCGTTCATCTTCGGCTCCTTCAGCACGTCGCTGCTTGCGGCATTGCTTGCGGCACCGCTCAGCATTTGCGCTTCCATCTTTATGATTGAAATTACGCCGAAATTTGGACGCAAGTTTTTGCAGCCGGTTATTGAGCTGCTGGCGGGCATTCCATCCGTCGTATACGGCTTTATCGGTCTTAGCGTCATCGTGCCTTTATTCCGTGATATTTTTCCTGGACAAGGTTTGGGTGTAGCTGCGGGTGCACTTGTATTGTCCATTATGATTTTGCCAACGATGACGACGGTTGCGACAGATGCGCTCGCTTCCTTGCCTGCTGGACTGAAGGAAGGCTCTTACGCACTAGGTGCCACACGCTGGCAAACGATTTATCGCGTCGTCATTCCGACTACGCTTCCTGCGCTCATGACGGGTGTCGTGCTCGGTATTGCACGGGCATTCGGCGAGGCGCTCGCTGTACAGATGGTTATCGGCAACGCGCCCTTTGTGCCGCGCTCCCTGTTTGAGTCGGCTTCGACGCTGACAAGCGCTATTACGCTCAGCATGGGCAACACGGCTGCTGGCTCCACACATAACAATGCTTTGTGGTCGCTTGCGATGATTTTGATGCTCATGACATTCGTTTTCGTATTTATCGTACGCTGGCTGGAAGGCAGGTCTAAACTATGA
- a CDS encoding phosphate ABC transporter substrate-binding protein, translated as MKKSLMLIMAMVLTFTLAACGQANNGGTTAGSATSSSSPSTEPSAEPSAEASGLTGSLLATGSSALQPLVDQASKMFMEKNSGVTIQVQGGGSGTGLTQVSEGQANIGNSDVYAEEKLDADKAKELVDHQVAVVAMAAVVNKAVKVDNLTKQQLVDIFTGKVTNWKDLGGDDAAIVIVNRPASSGTRATFEKYALGQKSEDLQGSIQEDSSGTVKKIIGETPGAIGYLALSYLDDSIKSVSYDGVAANVENVANGTYPVWAYEHMYTKGEPDAAAKAFLEYMMSDEIQNEKGLVVELGYIPTSQMQVVRDLDGNITKK; from the coding sequence ATGAAGAAGTCTTTGATGTTGATTATGGCAATGGTACTGACATTTACACTGGCTGCATGCGGCCAAGCAAACAATGGAGGTACAACAGCAGGCAGCGCAACAAGCTCAAGCAGCCCATCGACAGAGCCATCCGCTGAACCATCTGCAGAAGCATCTGGTCTAACAGGCTCGCTTCTAGCAACAGGTTCCTCTGCACTTCAACCATTGGTTGACCAAGCGTCGAAAATGTTTATGGAAAAAAACAGCGGCGTTACGATTCAAGTACAAGGCGGCGGCAGCGGTACGGGCCTGACGCAAGTATCCGAAGGACAAGCAAATATCGGCAACTCCGACGTTTATGCGGAAGAGAAGCTGGATGCAGATAAAGCAAAAGAATTGGTTGACCACCAAGTGGCAGTAGTCGCTATGGCAGCAGTTGTAAATAAAGCAGTAAAAGTAGACAACCTTACGAAGCAACAGCTGGTTGATATTTTCACAGGCAAAGTAACGAACTGGAAAGACCTTGGCGGCGACGATGCAGCAATCGTAATCGTAAACCGTCCTGCAAGCTCCGGTACTCGCGCTACTTTTGAAAAATATGCACTTGGCCAGAAGTCCGAAGATCTTCAAGGCTCGATCCAAGAGGATTCGTCCGGTACTGTTAAGAAAATTATCGGTGAAACTCCAGGCGCTATCGGTTACCTTGCACTTTCATACCTGGACGATTCCATCAAATCCGTAAGCTATGACGGTGTTGCAGCTAACGTTGAGAACGTAGCAAACGGCACGTATCCAGTATGGGCTTATGAGCACATGTATACAAAAGGCGAGCCTGATGCAGCAGCAAAAGCTTTCCTGGAATACATGATGAGCGATGAAATCCAAAACGAAAAAGGCTTGGTTGTAGAACTGGGTTACATCCCAACTAGCCAAATGCAAGTTGTTCGCGATCTCGACGGCAACATCACTAAGAAGTAG
- a CDS encoding LysR family transcriptional regulator, whose translation MSLLKMKLMVLIDRYKQITAVANALQIKQPTVSFHMKKMEEEWGVKLFEMRTGKVLLTKNGKLLLHYASQIDQLYSEAESRLGAIHAAEKNRFVIGCTTSTTAYLTSSAAMGRLRTLSGSHAAVISIAVHDEEELYQRLHLGTIDFILYGAGKQQAEGGEFRYQTMGASPLRLIIPQQHPLYEWSGELSLYSQLEKYEFAELADSSVVQRIHEWSRKCQYSLTSHASFGSVELLINTAAACGDLAILPECLLPQTAKLEELGLKLAVLDDEAARWAMMASWRSQHWDQAFMQQVLEIISL comes from the coding sequence ATGAGTTTGTTAAAAATGAAGTTAATGGTCCTCATCGATCGCTATAAACAGATCACCGCGGTGGCCAATGCCCTGCAAATCAAGCAGCCCACCGTCAGCTTTCATATGAAGAAAATGGAGGAGGAATGGGGCGTCAAGCTGTTCGAAATGCGAACGGGGAAGGTGCTGCTCACGAAAAATGGAAAGCTGCTGCTTCATTATGCTTCGCAAATTGACCAATTATATAGCGAGGCGGAGTCGAGGCTTGGTGCCATTCATGCGGCAGAGAAAAATCGTTTTGTGATCGGCTGTACGACCAGCACCACTGCTTACCTGACGAGCAGTGCCGCAATGGGGAGGCTGCGGACACTCTCAGGCAGCCATGCCGCCGTTATCTCCATCGCCGTTCATGATGAGGAGGAGCTTTATCAGAGGCTGCATCTTGGAACGATCGACTTTATTTTGTATGGAGCAGGAAAGCAGCAGGCAGAGGGTGGCGAATTCCGCTATCAGACGATGGGTGCCTCGCCGCTCCGGCTTATTATTCCTCAGCAGCATCCTTTATATGAATGGTCAGGAGAACTATCACTCTATTCGCAGCTCGAAAAATATGAGTTTGCCGAGCTTGCTGACAGCTCCGTCGTTCAGCGCATTCATGAGTGGAGCCGCAAATGCCAGTATTCTTTAACTTCGCATGCCTCCTTCGGATCGGTAGAACTGCTTATAAATACCGCTGCGGCCTGCGGAGATCTTGCTATCTTGCCCGAATGCTTATTGCCGCAAACGGCTAAACTAGAGGAGCTTGGGTTAAAGCTTGCTGTGCTGGATGATGAAGCAGCGCGGTGGGCCATGATGGCAAGCTGGCGAAGCCAGCACTGGGATCAAGCTTTTATGCAGCAGGTGCTTGAAATAATCAGCTTATAA
- the phoU gene encoding phosphate signaling complex protein PhoU gives MTTRKEFDLGLEQLHDFVIEMGNFVEHALVEAIEALKAVDVERAQQVIVADLSLNQLEEKVTELGAKLIATQQPVAKDLRRILSAFRIASDLERMGDLSVDIAKVVLRMDGQELIKPLIDLPRMAEIVQMMTTESIQSFIQENVDLAYKMAKDDDQVDALYGQITRELYSLMMENPRNITQSSLLSFVGRYLERFGDHATNIGESVVYIVTGTRPDLNV, from the coding sequence ATGACAACACGCAAGGAGTTCGACCTCGGTCTCGAGCAGCTTCATGATTTTGTAATAGAGATGGGGAATTTTGTTGAGCATGCATTGGTCGAAGCCATCGAAGCATTAAAAGCCGTTGATGTGGAGCGCGCACAGCAGGTCATCGTCGCTGATCTTTCGCTCAATCAGCTGGAGGAGAAAGTAACGGAGCTTGGAGCAAAGCTCATAGCGACGCAGCAGCCGGTAGCGAAGGATTTGCGCCGTATATTATCTGCCTTCCGCATTGCCAGCGATCTGGAGCGGATGGGTGATCTTTCGGTTGATATTGCCAAGGTCGTATTGCGTATGGATGGGCAGGAACTAATTAAGCCGCTCATCGATCTTCCCCGCATGGCTGAAATTGTACAAATGATGACAACGGAATCTATCCAATCCTTCATCCAAGAAAATGTCGATCTCGCTTACAAAATGGCAAAGGATGACGATCAGGTCGATGCGCTGTACGGGCAAATTACCCGGGAGCTTTACTCCCTAATGATGGAAAACCCCCGCAACATTACGCAGTCCTCGCTGCTTAGCTTTGTTGGACGATACCTCGAGCGCTTCGGCGACCACGCCACTAACATCGGTGAGAGCGTCGTCTACATTGTGACAGGCACAAGACCAGATTTGAACGTTTAG
- the pstB gene encoding phosphate ABC transporter ATP-binding protein PstB yields MEALINIDKLNLYYGAFHALKNVSLTIPAKAITAFIGPSGCGKSTLLRTLNRMNDMIQGTKIEGSIMIDGQNIYSNEVEVEALRRKIGMVFQQPNPFPKSIYDNVAYGPRLHGITNKKELDEIVETSLKSAVLWGEVKDSLKRSALGLSGGQQQRLCIARAIAVNPDILLMDEATSALDPISTLKIEELTQELKDKYTIVMVTHNMHQAARVSGQTVFFLNGEVVEYADTEKLFSNPTDQRTEDYISGRFG; encoded by the coding sequence TTGGAAGCGCTAATTAACATAGACAAGCTGAACCTGTACTACGGGGCGTTCCACGCACTGAAGAACGTATCGCTAACAATTCCGGCTAAGGCGATTACCGCCTTTATCGGGCCTTCCGGCTGTGGCAAATCGACCTTGCTGCGGACGCTTAACCGGATGAATGACATGATTCAAGGGACGAAGATTGAAGGCAGCATCATGATTGACGGACAAAATATTTATTCTAACGAAGTAGAGGTAGAGGCGCTGCGCCGTAAAATCGGCATGGTATTCCAGCAGCCGAATCCTTTTCCAAAGTCCATTTATGATAATGTGGCTTATGGTCCGCGCCTGCACGGCATTACAAACAAAAAAGAGCTTGATGAAATTGTAGAAACGAGCTTGAAATCCGCGGTGCTGTGGGGCGAAGTGAAGGATTCCTTGAAGCGCTCGGCACTCGGCTTATCGGGCGGTCAGCAGCAAAGGCTGTGTATCGCAAGAGCGATTGCGGTAAATCCGGATATTTTGCTGATGGACGAAGCGACTTCGGCGCTTGATCCGATTTCTACCTTGAAAATCGAGGAGCTGACCCAGGAGCTGAAGGATAAATATACGATTGTCATGGTTACGCACAATATGCATCAGGCGGCTAGGGTATCGGGTCAAACGGTATTTTTCCTGAACGGCGAGGTTGTTGAATATGCGGATACGGAAAAGCTGTTCTCCAATCCGACCGACCAGCGTACCGAGGATTATATTTCTGGACGCTTCGGCTAA
- a CDS encoding methyl-accepting chemotaxis protein, whose amino-acid sequence MTTAELAHPMDIKLDMDELEACLPEQQAENILTAEAAGMWQQADAPLQQAAQLADFIRQAPFIREERTCKETIAVFKQHPESECVVICDAAGRVKGLMMRNRFFLKLGHRFSADLYYEKPITVMMDAAPLIIDMDSAPEHLIERALNRQEKVLYDCVLVTEDDTFTGILTVADLLKLSKRLQEEAEQAQRRTIQSAEERVKEIESAIQSVRGSTEEGEELSVLMVDLTLKGKNELDKVTQAFVSIAANSQLQEKRMRALQAEAGSISKVSGLIKELAEQSNLLAINASIEAARAGEHGRGFAVVAGEVMKLANQTKTSASTITSLIQTIIQEIEQTAQLAQSGRLETASSEAHVHEVGGAFNSLFHAAADNRSNAGQIGTLSEQAYLQVQHVADEMSSLQKSRFS is encoded by the coding sequence ATGACGACTGCTGAGCTAGCGCATCCGATGGATATAAAGCTGGATATGGACGAATTAGAAGCCTGTCTTCCAGAGCAGCAGGCAGAAAATATCTTAACTGCAGAGGCTGCCGGTATGTGGCAGCAGGCAGACGCTCCATTGCAGCAGGCCGCCCAGCTTGCTGATTTTATTCGTCAGGCGCCGTTTATACGGGAGGAGCGGACCTGCAAAGAGACGATAGCTGTCTTCAAGCAGCATCCCGAATCAGAATGTGTCGTCATTTGCGACGCCGCAGGCAGAGTGAAGGGACTCATGATGCGGAATCGTTTTTTTCTAAAGCTGGGCCATCGTTTTAGTGCGGACTTATATTATGAAAAGCCTATTACCGTCATGATGGATGCAGCCCCGCTCATTATAGATATGGATAGTGCACCGGAGCATCTCATTGAGCGGGCGCTTAATCGCCAGGAAAAAGTGCTCTATGATTGCGTGCTTGTAACAGAGGATGATACGTTCACAGGCATCTTGACGGTTGCCGATTTGCTGAAGCTTTCCAAAAGGCTGCAGGAGGAAGCGGAGCAGGCCCAGCGCAGGACGATTCAATCTGCCGAAGAGCGTGTAAAGGAGATCGAATCAGCGATTCAAAGCGTGCGTGGCTCCACGGAGGAAGGCGAGGAGCTTTCGGTCCTGATGGTGGATTTGACGCTAAAGGGGAAGAACGAGCTGGATAAAGTAACGCAAGCATTCGTCTCTATCGCTGCCAATTCACAGCTTCAGGAGAAGCGGATGCGTGCTTTGCAGGCGGAGGCTGGCTCTATTAGCAAGGTGTCAGGGCTTATAAAGGAACTTGCAGAGCAAAGCAATTTGCTTGCGATTAATGCTTCGATTGAAGCGGCGCGGGCCGGCGAGCATGGGCGGGGCTTTGCGGTCGTGGCTGGCGAAGTGATGAAGCTGGCGAACCAGACGAAAACATCGGCTTCTACGATTACATCGCTTATCCAAACGATTATCCAGGAAATCGAACAAACGGCGCAGCTCGCGCAAAGCGGCAGATTGGAGACGGCATCAAGCGAAGCACATGTGCATGAGGTAGGAGGCGCGTTCAATAGCCTATTTCATGCGGCGGCCGACAATCGCAGCAATGCCGGGCAAATTGGAACATTATCTGAGCAGGCGTATTTGCAAGTGCAGCATGTTGCAGACGAGATGAGCAGCCTGCAAAAAAGCAGGTTCTCCTAA